A region of Streptomyces sp. NBC_01267 DNA encodes the following proteins:
- a CDS encoding lantibiotic dehydratase C-terminal domain-containing protein: MLTVSDRLDPSTAEGSDWVCAHIFYDTDQDLLLTDCVRPLVGTLTDDGLVQRYFYLRYWEGGPHIRLRLLPARTADRAEVERRAVERIEAFLARSPAPDVVDRSHFAQVAEGLAGLEGRSGHDQVVRANNTVELRPYEREHADYGYGAAIGAVEQHFFESSELAQSVVAAGTTVEQRALLAFDLVIGVFALCDEVRDRWARHGGPPLPFGSGPEAADVEPRYRAQRAKLRERALRTWHLATRPTAVGDQRAYWLASVRRLRDELHSLEEAGGFVSEWADSPLAGPLDLAATDHPATSLVLLRCAHLVNNRLGLTLWQENQLRFLVGRVLAELPEALAAS, translated from the coding sequence ATGCTGACCGTTAGCGACCGGCTGGACCCCAGTACGGCCGAGGGCTCGGACTGGGTGTGCGCACACATCTTCTACGACACCGACCAGGACCTGCTGCTGACCGACTGCGTCCGACCGCTCGTCGGGACACTGACGGACGACGGCCTGGTGCAGCGGTACTTCTACCTGCGGTACTGGGAGGGCGGCCCGCACATCCGGCTGCGGCTGCTGCCCGCCCGCACCGCCGACCGGGCCGAGGTGGAGCGGCGGGCGGTCGAACGGATCGAGGCGTTCCTGGCACGCAGTCCCGCCCCGGACGTGGTGGACCGCTCACACTTCGCCCAGGTGGCCGAGGGACTGGCCGGTCTGGAGGGCCGGTCCGGCCACGACCAGGTGGTCCGGGCCAACAACACAGTGGAGTTGCGGCCCTACGAGCGGGAACACGCGGACTACGGATACGGCGCGGCCATCGGCGCCGTGGAGCAGCACTTCTTCGAGTCCAGCGAACTGGCCCAGTCCGTGGTGGCCGCCGGTACGACCGTGGAACAACGCGCGCTGCTGGCGTTCGACCTCGTCATCGGGGTGTTCGCGCTGTGCGACGAGGTGCGCGACCGATGGGCCCGGCACGGCGGCCCACCCCTGCCGTTCGGCAGTGGCCCGGAGGCCGCCGACGTCGAGCCGCGATACCGGGCCCAGCGTGCGAAGCTCCGCGAACGGGCCCTGCGTACCTGGCACCTGGCCACCCGGCCGACGGCCGTCGGGGACCAGCGGGCCTACTGGCTGGCTTCGGTGCGCCGGCTCCGGGACGAACTGCACAGCCTGGAGGAAGCCGGCGGTTTCGTCTCCGAGTGGGCCGACTCTCCGCTGGCCGGCCCCCTCGACCTGGCAGCCACCGACCACCCGGCCACGAGTCTGGTGCTGCTGCGCTGCGCACACCTGGTCAACAACCGGCTCGGACTCACCCTGTGGCAGGAGAACCAGCTGCGCTTCCTGGTGGGACGGGTCCTCGCGGAGCTGCCCGAGGCGTTGGCCGCCTCGTGA
- a CDS encoding TOMM precursor leader peptide-binding protein, which produces MTEAAGAPPAPGVAVLGRGRLAAAIRTSVSRTHRLVARPDADCAGIVTAYDGWRTGTAPDRTDTRWLPVRVELGNVVIGPSVVPGRAGCAQCARTRRDRALGPGSPRTELVRRFSGQLAERPAPLLSSWACDAVGDLVAAEFDDPPGRWTTNAVVLLSLTDMAVDAHPFLADPCCPRCGALPADRPPTLMAKPRTKLSRDTYRVRDLKADWDTLVKTYVDGHTGVVRQLDVRTDYRYPMVSAPVHLPGQEQEAGFGRDLDYAGCGRTALAEALERLGGARPGGHRTAVRAGYGDLGEWAVCPTTLGLYPPDRYAEPGFPYPPFDPDLELNWVWGHSFARDAPVLVPEDYAYYRTRHDNPLARPLAYEVSNGCALGGCLEEAALHGVAELAERDAFLLTWYARLPAPRVDLNTVSDPRIGMLAERIRQDSGHHVLAFATTPEHGIPTAWVMAVHPSPGLEPAAICAAGAHFDPEQALLNGVLELAANLGWNRFAYRDELARIEAMVADPSLVREMRDHALLYCHPAAFDRFGFLLEDDVGRPVAEAFGRATCRPRGDDIRADLAEVVARFTDRGQDVIVVDQTTDEHRAGGLACAKVIIPGLLPMTFGHRMRRTHGLPRLSQLPGDLGYRAGPMPLADINPHPHPFP; this is translated from the coding sequence TTGACCGAGGCCGCAGGAGCGCCCCCAGCCCCCGGTGTCGCCGTGCTCGGCCGGGGCAGACTCGCCGCCGCGATCCGGACCTCCGTCTCCCGGACGCACCGGCTGGTCGCCCGTCCGGACGCCGACTGCGCCGGGATCGTCACCGCGTACGACGGCTGGCGCACCGGCACCGCGCCGGACCGTACCGACACCAGGTGGCTGCCGGTACGGGTCGAGTTGGGCAACGTCGTCATCGGGCCCTCCGTCGTCCCGGGCCGGGCCGGCTGCGCGCAGTGCGCCCGGACCCGGCGGGACCGCGCGCTCGGCCCCGGTAGCCCCAGGACCGAACTGGTACGCCGGTTCAGCGGTCAACTGGCCGAACGCCCGGCCCCGTTGCTGTCCTCCTGGGCGTGCGATGCGGTCGGTGACCTGGTGGCGGCGGAATTCGACGATCCACCCGGCCGGTGGACGACGAACGCCGTCGTACTCCTGTCGCTGACCGACATGGCGGTCGACGCGCACCCGTTCCTCGCCGATCCGTGCTGCCCCCGGTGCGGCGCTCTGCCCGCCGACCGGCCGCCCACCCTCATGGCGAAGCCCCGCACGAAGCTCTCCAGGGACACCTACCGGGTCCGCGATCTCAAGGCTGACTGGGACACGCTGGTGAAGACGTACGTGGACGGTCACACCGGGGTGGTCCGCCAACTCGACGTACGGACCGACTACCGCTATCCCATGGTGTCCGCCCCCGTGCACCTCCCCGGGCAGGAGCAGGAGGCGGGCTTCGGCCGTGACCTCGACTACGCCGGCTGCGGGCGCACCGCACTGGCGGAGGCGCTGGAGCGGCTCGGCGGCGCCCGGCCGGGAGGCCACCGCACGGCGGTGCGGGCCGGCTACGGGGATCTGGGCGAATGGGCCGTCTGCCCGACCACGCTGGGACTGTACCCACCGGACCGGTACGCCGAGCCCGGATTCCCCTACCCGCCGTTCGATCCGGATCTGGAACTGAACTGGGTGTGGGGCCACTCCTTCGCCCGCGACGCCCCGGTACTGGTGCCCGAGGACTACGCCTACTACCGCACCCGGCACGACAACCCGCTCGCCCGGCCGCTGGCGTACGAGGTGTCCAACGGGTGTGCTCTGGGCGGCTGTCTGGAGGAGGCGGCACTGCACGGGGTGGCGGAGCTGGCGGAACGGGACGCCTTCCTGCTCACCTGGTACGCCCGGCTGCCCGCACCCAGGGTGGACCTGAACACCGTGTCCGACCCGCGCATCGGCATGCTGGCCGAACGGATCCGCCAGGACAGCGGTCACCACGTCCTGGCCTTCGCCACCACCCCGGAGCACGGCATCCCCACGGCCTGGGTCATGGCGGTGCACCCTTCTCCCGGCCTGGAGCCCGCGGCGATCTGCGCTGCCGGTGCGCACTTCGATCCCGAACAGGCCCTGCTCAACGGGGTCTTGGAGCTCGCGGCGAATCTGGGCTGGAACCGGTTCGCGTACCGCGACGAACTGGCCAGGATCGAGGCGATGGTCGCCGACCCGTCCCTGGTGCGGGAGATGCGCGACCACGCCCTGCTGTACTGCCACCCCGCCGCGTTCGACCGGTTCGGATTCCTGCTGGAGGACGACGTGGGACGGCCGGTGGCCGAGGCGTTCGGACGGGCCACCTGTCGGCCGCGCGGCGACGACATCCGCGCCGACCTGGCCGAGGTGGTGGCACGGTTCACCGACCGGGGCCAGGACGTCATCGTGGTGGACCAGACCACGGACGAGCACCGCGCGGGCGGCCTCGCCTGCGCGAAGGTGATCATCCCGGGACTGCTGCCGATGACGTTCGGACACCGGATGCGCCGCACCCACGGTCTGCCCCGGCTGAGCCAGCTGCCCGGCGACCTCGGCTACCGCGCCGGACCCATGCCCCTGGCGGACATCAACCCGCATCCGCACCCGTTCCCGTGA
- a CDS encoding lantibiotic dehydratase, which yields MTEDFSTPDTFGIRIGGLPVPMLDDMRSPELWDQVETVLAGERRLAATADELSDALFELIGRGPAGKPELVALRRSIHNGRPLAARCWNDGIRALLPAHVADGVRAWLELVAAHRHDVAHLDELVGHHTRNQHILLRKAVADPAFQHGLILSSPVCYGQLRKWLARPDDTAPDRGLALRLTKYLARITTKTSPFSTFTISGIGHWHGRNTAAPATGPAVRSVVEINVWVVQQLVRQLSGHPALAGRLRLRLNPSALLAGDCWEFLGPGSDEPLRSLAATAPVQACVDAVTGAGRVREDAVDETAARTGSTPAAADAYLGRLVELGLLEAERPFADQALDPLGELRTWVASAGPPLEELSSALAELAGHLADYPVLARPSDRLRRSREIDAELLRIRTLAGPDRIDLPAKNSIIENALLTAPADGPDRQRWTPVLRDLDAVRRCYAVLDPALPGRVALTEAFAERIGPGATVPFLVFHRAVQQWLREDPDLPGVLSIATHGYQALAHHRLPRIRELSRIRAELCATVLEGQADERGVLRLDPQQLSAAAGQWPAWMRPPDSVAFYGQPVGGAGEPQFVINAVNSGHGRGRDRVRRLLAQAGTAAEVATAPPPADEILADTCRHYGSNVGLRTSALACEIDYPGGLSRRSAAERIPVGDLVVRHDPDLELLTLRSRSRDAVVRPVHPNLIAELWLPPAIRLLMQAFGATANLLIPGRRMFGDTSLDGVDGVLAQPRVVIGRTTVSRRQWVFPVSAVPSRQKGESDRARLVRLAAWLHTHGMPQRCFVRGLDPDSVVGGSVWRIKSRKPLYVDFASLLLVGVFERMLTDPRHLLFLQEALPGPADAPSYGDNGSRVTEYLVEINGGRDADR from the coding sequence ATGACAGAGGACTTCTCGACCCCGGACACGTTCGGCATCCGGATCGGCGGGCTGCCCGTACCGATGCTGGACGACATGCGGTCGCCGGAACTGTGGGACCAGGTCGAAACGGTGCTGGCCGGTGAACGAAGACTGGCGGCCACCGCGGACGAGCTGTCCGACGCGCTGTTCGAGCTGATCGGACGAGGCCCGGCAGGAAAACCGGAACTGGTCGCGCTGCGTCGTTCCATCCACAACGGGAGGCCACTGGCGGCCCGTTGCTGGAACGACGGGATTCGCGCGCTCCTGCCGGCCCACGTGGCCGACGGCGTACGAGCCTGGCTGGAACTGGTGGCCGCACACCGGCACGACGTGGCGCACCTGGACGAACTGGTCGGCCACCACACCAGGAACCAGCACATCCTGCTGAGGAAGGCGGTCGCCGATCCGGCCTTCCAGCACGGACTGATCCTGAGCAGCCCGGTGTGCTACGGCCAACTGCGCAAGTGGCTGGCCCGGCCGGACGACACCGCACCGGACCGCGGCCTGGCGCTCCGGCTGACCAAGTACCTCGCCCGGATCACCACGAAGACCAGCCCGTTCAGCACCTTCACCATCAGCGGCATCGGCCACTGGCACGGACGGAACACCGCTGCCCCCGCGACCGGCCCAGCCGTGCGGAGCGTCGTGGAGATCAACGTCTGGGTGGTGCAGCAACTGGTCAGGCAACTCAGCGGGCATCCGGCCCTCGCGGGGCGCCTGCGGCTACGGCTCAACCCGAGCGCGCTGCTGGCCGGAGACTGCTGGGAGTTCCTCGGCCCCGGATCCGACGAGCCGCTGCGCAGCCTGGCGGCCACCGCACCGGTCCAGGCGTGCGTGGACGCGGTGACGGGAGCGGGACGGGTCCGTGAGGACGCCGTCGACGAGACGGCGGCCCGGACCGGGAGCACCCCCGCCGCAGCCGATGCCTACCTGGGCAGGCTGGTGGAGCTCGGACTTCTGGAAGCCGAGCGCCCCTTCGCCGATCAGGCGCTCGACCCACTCGGTGAACTCCGCACCTGGGTGGCGAGCGCGGGGCCGCCCCTGGAAGAGCTGAGCAGTGCCCTGGCCGAACTGGCCGGTCACCTCGCCGATTACCCGGTGCTCGCGCGCCCCTCGGACCGGCTGCGGCGCTCCAGGGAGATCGATGCCGAGCTGCTCCGCATCAGAACGCTGGCCGGACCGGACCGCATCGACCTGCCGGCCAAGAACAGCATCATCGAGAACGCCCTGCTGACCGCGCCCGCCGACGGACCCGACCGGCAGCGCTGGACGCCGGTGCTGAGGGACCTGGACGCCGTACGCCGCTGCTACGCCGTGCTCGACCCGGCGCTGCCCGGCCGGGTCGCACTCACCGAGGCGTTCGCCGAACGGATCGGACCGGGCGCCACCGTGCCGTTCCTGGTGTTCCACCGGGCGGTGCAGCAGTGGCTGCGCGAGGACCCCGATCTGCCGGGCGTGTTGTCCATCGCCACCCATGGCTACCAGGCCCTGGCGCACCACCGCCTGCCCCGGATCCGTGAACTGTCCCGGATCCGGGCGGAGTTGTGCGCCACCGTACTCGAAGGGCAGGCGGACGAGCGAGGTGTGCTGCGCCTGGACCCGCAACAGCTGTCCGCGGCGGCCGGACAGTGGCCGGCCTGGATGCGCCCGCCGGACTCGGTGGCCTTCTACGGACAGCCCGTCGGCGGCGCCGGCGAACCACAGTTCGTGATCAACGCCGTCAACTCCGGACACGGCCGGGGACGCGACCGGGTACGGCGTCTGCTGGCCCAGGCGGGGACCGCCGCGGAGGTGGCCACGGCGCCGCCGCCCGCCGACGAGATCCTCGCGGACACCTGCCGCCACTACGGGAGCAACGTCGGGCTGCGCACCTCGGCCCTGGCCTGCGAGATCGACTATCCGGGGGGACTCAGCCGACGGAGCGCCGCCGAGCGCATCCCGGTCGGGGACCTCGTCGTACGACACGATCCGGACCTGGAGCTGCTCACCCTGCGGTCGCGCAGCCGCGATGCCGTGGTGCGCCCGGTGCACCCCAACCTCATCGCCGAGCTGTGGCTTCCGCCCGCGATCCGGCTGCTGATGCAGGCGTTCGGTGCGACAGCCAACCTGCTCATCCCGGGCCGCCGGATGTTCGGCGACACCTCGCTGGACGGGGTCGACGGTGTGCTGGCCCAGCCCAGGGTGGTCATCGGCAGGACCACGGTCAGCCGCCGCCAGTGGGTGTTCCCGGTGAGTGCCGTGCCCTCGCGGCAGAAGGGCGAGAGCGACCGGGCCCGTCTGGTGAGGCTGGCGGCATGGCTGCACACGCACGGAATGCCGCAGCGCTGTTTCGTCCGCGGCCTCGACCCGGACTCGGTGGTCGGCGGCAGCGTATGGCGGATCAAGTCACGCAAGCCGCTGTACGTCGACTTCGCCAGCCTGCTGCTGGTCGGCGTCTTCGAACGGATGCTGACCGACCCGCGACACCTCCTGTTCCTTCAGGAAGCTCTGCCGGGACCGGCGGACGCGCCGAGCTACGGGGACAACGGATCCCGGGTGACCGAATACCTCGTCGAGATCAACGGAGGACGCGATGCTGACCGTTAG